The following coding sequences are from one Mycoplasma mycoides subsp. capri window:
- the oppD gene encoding oligopeptide ABC transporter ATP-binding protein OppD, whose amino-acid sequence MKNVILSIKDLVVKFRVRSKVLTSIRNISFDIYDGETVAIVGESGSGKSVLTKTLTNMLESNGYIANGSIMYYPNKATRENESAVFKKDTDLVDFHKNSLESESRKGIKKYNNKKIKDALLTIKELKESTIESLNLKIDELQQKANLLKKYEFTNSTKKLVKRNEYLEQIKQLKEQIEWKKDPKKLDFEIQQLEKTIQTAKKEIYNFKTVNIYKKFRYFQIINLINKVNNNQLEDINKLEPHIKWLDEIEYKNNFESLALEILYDIRSNQTKKLDQEKLETLKELWDFIKRFNFWIKRSTDKNLQHLRGGTIATIFQDPMTSLNPLLSVGYQISEVLRNHSKLNRAEAKVEAINLMKRVGIPNAEKRYKDLPGKYSGGMRQRVVIAIALACRPKVLICDEPTTALDVTIQAQILDLIKELKEEYKFTVIFITHDLGVVANIADRVAVMYAGQIIEYGTTQDVFFNSKHPYTWALLSSLPQLGTKGEELYSISGTPPSLFKEIKADAFAPRNTFALAVDYKYEPPMFKISDTHYAKTWLLDPRAPKIKRPKQLNNLKKAVSDSKVGE is encoded by the coding sequence ATGAAAAACGTTATCTTATCAATTAAAGACTTAGTAGTAAAGTTTCGTGTCCGTTCTAAAGTTTTAACTTCTATTAGAAATATTAGTTTTGATATTTATGATGGTGAAACTGTTGCTATAGTTGGTGAATCTGGATCAGGTAAATCAGTATTAACTAAAACTTTAACTAATATGTTAGAGTCAAATGGTTATATTGCTAATGGATCAATTATGTATTATCCAAATAAAGCTACTAGAGAAAATGAATCAGCTGTTTTTAAAAAAGATACTGATTTAGTTGATTTTCACAAAAATTCTTTAGAAAGTGAATCTAGAAAAGGAATTAAAAAATACAATAATAAAAAAATTAAAGATGCTTTATTGACTATTAAAGAATTAAAAGAATCAACTATTGAATCTTTAAATTTAAAAATTGATGAATTACAACAAAAAGCTAATTTATTAAAAAAATACGAATTTACTAATAGTACTAAAAAACTAGTTAAAAGAAATGAGTATTTAGAACAAATTAAACAATTAAAAGAACAAATTGAATGAAAAAAAGATCCTAAGAAATTAGACTTTGAAATTCAACAACTAGAAAAAACTATTCAAACTGCTAAAAAAGAAATTTATAATTTTAAAACAGTTAATATTTATAAAAAATTTAGATATTTTCAAATTATTAATTTAATTAATAAAGTTAATAATAATCAATTAGAAGATATAAATAAATTAGAACCACATATTAAGTGATTAGATGAAATCGAATATAAAAATAATTTTGAAAGCTTAGCTTTAGAAATTTTATATGATATTAGATCTAATCAAACTAAAAAACTAGATCAAGAAAAACTAGAAACTTTAAAAGAGTTATGAGATTTTATTAAACGTTTTAATTTTTGAATTAAAAGAAGTACTGATAAAAATCTACAACATTTACGTGGTGGAACTATTGCTACAATTTTTCAAGATCCAATGACTTCTTTAAACCCTTTATTAAGTGTTGGTTATCAAATTAGTGAAGTTTTAAGAAATCATAGTAAATTAAATAGAGCTGAAGCTAAAGTTGAAGCTATTAATTTAATGAAAAGAGTAGGAATACCTAATGCTGAAAAGCGTTATAAAGATCTGCCTGGTAAATATTCAGGTGGGATGAGACAAAGAGTTGTTATTGCTATTGCTTTAGCATGTAGACCTAAAGTTTTAATTTGTGATGAACCAACAACTGCATTAGATGTAACTATTCAAGCTCAAATTCTAGATCTAATTAAAGAATTAAAAGAAGAATACAAATTTACAGTAATCTTTATTACTCACGATTTAGGAGTTGTTGCAAATATTGCTGATAGAGTTGCTGTTATGTATGCTGGTCAAATTATTGAATATGGAACTACACAAGATGTATTCTTTAATTCAAAACACCCATATACTTGAGCATTATTATCATCACTTCCACAATTAGGAACTAAAGGTGAAGAATTATATTCAATTAGTGGTACTCCACCTTCATTATTTAAAGAAATTAAAGCTGATGCATTTGCACCAAGAAACACATTTGCTTTAGCAGTTGATTATAAATATGAACCACCAATGTTTAAAATATCAGATACTCACTATGCAAAAACTTGATTATTAGATCCACGTGCTCCAAAAATTAAACGTCCAAAACAGTTAAATAATCTAAAAAAAGCTGTTTCAGATTCAAAGGTTGGTGAATAA
- the oppC gene encoding oligopeptide ABC transporter permease OppC, whose amino-acid sequence MKTKQLEQPDFSALLDSEREAFFKRHGLDIYQIDHSLFELVGSQAQTSETIITKPYSYWKAVGKILITSKVFIICSIILLALLLTSIIVPYGKEAIPLKTPGVTQEHPSAQHWFGLGRNGEDYWIEIWLGLRSSLSFAFVMTFLQLSIGIIMGLIWGYYRKLDILFYQLTSLILVIPQLILIIVIMSVFGIGYWPMILGIVIQAWIGPAFSIRILVLSIRDADYNIASITLGTRSDKIIRKNVLPKILPVLIQVSTFSIPTAIAIESTLAYFDRGFVDGKVNTSLGKILQSIMQSSEWQVYPHLIVLPILFICIISTLFFLVLKVFADSLDPKNHR is encoded by the coding sequence ATGAAAACAAAACAATTAGAACAACCAGATTTTTCAGCACTTTTAGATAGTGAAAGAGAAGCGTTTTTTAAAAGACACGGTTTAGATATTTATCAAATAGATCACTCTTTATTTGAATTAGTTGGTTCACAAGCTCAAACTAGTGAAACTATTATTACAAAACCATATAGTTATTGAAAAGCTGTTGGTAAGATTTTAATTACTAGTAAAGTATTTATTATTTGTTCAATTATTCTATTAGCTTTATTATTAACTTCAATAATTGTTCCTTATGGAAAAGAAGCAATTCCTTTAAAAACTCCAGGAGTTACTCAAGAACATCCTTCAGCTCAACATTGATTTGGATTGGGTAGAAATGGTGAAGATTATTGAATCGAGATTTGATTAGGTTTAAGAAGTAGTTTATCTTTTGCTTTTGTTATGACCTTTTTACAATTATCAATTGGAATTATTATGGGATTAATTTGAGGATATTATAGAAAACTAGATATTTTATTCTACCAATTAACTTCATTAATTCTAGTTATTCCACAACTAATTTTAATTATTGTTATTATGTCAGTATTTGGTATTGGATATTGACCTATGATTTTAGGAATTGTTATTCAAGCTTGAATCGGTCCAGCATTTAGTATTAGAATTTTAGTTTTATCAATTAGAGATGCTGATTATAATATTGCTTCAATTACACTAGGAACTAGATCAGATAAAATTATTAGAAAAAATGTTTTACCAAAAATTTTACCAGTATTAATTCAAGTATCAACATTTTCAATTCCAACAGCAATTGCAATTGAATCAACTCTAGCTTATTTTGATAGAGGATTTGTTGATGGTAAAGTAAATACTTCACTTGGAAAAATTTTACAATCAATCATGCAATCAAGTGAATGACAAGTTTATCCACACTTAATTGTTTTACCAATTTTATTTATTTGTATTATTTCAACTTTATTTTTCTTAGTATTAAAAGTATTTGCTGATTCACTAGATCCAAAAAACCACAGATAG
- the oppB gene encoding oligopeptide ABC transporter permease OppB produces the protein MKSTLKTKQEAFDLNSELLLDDFSLLNETNQQHKVSKWTTFKYWYYDTSANIYKYFVRHPLYGYSFKRILYGLITLLLSIIILYVVIRLITPDTKYLPPDIEKTGLSRAQQDKLLEDRMKRFGVYGPLIPQILTYLKNITPFIPKQIVLGSEVTILQNGNAIIDSSKLITETRWVYLGVTTATTIAEEGSDALSIFLKAMPYSFAIGSVSVLISYALAILIGVRAAKKKGKLFDNVFNGISALLLAIPSIVIIIGTFIFSVAVLGNSGIYNTGSFATRFWPIFAIVVINLPGIATFVRRYIVDEMTVDYAKFALAKGTSSNKTYYVHIFRNAGVRIIRSIPSEIILTVFGSSMIVETQWAIPGMGRLIKESAGGNDFFVFLGFTVLSSFVSIFAKLLADLVHVLLDPRVSLTKD, from the coding sequence ATGAAATCAACATTAAAAACTAAACAAGAAGCGTTTGATTTAAATTCTGAATTGCTTCTTGATGATTTTAGTTTACTTAATGAAACTAATCAACAACATAAAGTAAGTAAATGGACTACTTTTAAATATTGATATTATGATACATCAGCAAATATTTATAAGTATTTTGTAAGACATCCATTATATGGTTATTCATTTAAGCGTATATTATATGGTTTAATTACTTTATTATTATCGATCATTATTTTATATGTTGTGATACGTTTGATTACTCCAGATACAAAATATCTACCACCAGACATTGAAAAAACTGGTTTATCTAGAGCTCAACAAGATAAGTTATTAGAAGATCGTATGAAACGCTTTGGTGTTTATGGTCCTTTAATTCCACAAATTCTTACATATTTAAAAAACATCACACCATTTATTCCTAAACAAATTGTTTTAGGCTCAGAAGTAACTATTTTACAAAACGGTAATGCAATTATTGATTCATCAAAACTAATTACTGAAACTAGATGAGTTTATTTAGGTGTAACAACAGCTACAACTATTGCTGAAGAAGGTAGTGATGCCTTATCAATATTTTTAAAAGCAATGCCATACTCATTTGCTATTGGTTCAGTTTCAGTTTTAATTAGTTATGCTTTAGCAATTTTAATTGGTGTTAGAGCTGCTAAGAAAAAAGGAAAATTATTTGACAATGTATTTAATGGAATTTCAGCTTTATTATTAGCAATTCCATCAATTGTTATTATTATTGGAACATTTATTTTTTCAGTAGCTGTTTTAGGAAATTCAGGAATTTATAATACAGGAAGTTTTGCAACTAGATTTTGACCTATTTTTGCAATTGTTGTAATTAATTTACCAGGTATTGCTACATTTGTAAGAAGATACATAGTTGATGAAATGACTGTTGATTATGCTAAATTTGCTTTAGCTAAAGGAACTAGTTCAAATAAAACATATTATGTACATATCTTTAGAAATGCTGGAGTAAGAATTATAAGAAGTATTCCAAGTGAAATTATTTTAACAGTATTTGGATCTTCAATGATTGTTGAAACTCAATGAGCTATTCCTGGAATGGGTAGATTAATTAAAGAATCAGCTGGTGGAAATGACTTTTTTGTATTTTTAGGATTTACAGTTTTATCTTCATTTGTAAGTATTTTTGCAAAATTACTAGCTGATTTAGTTCACGTGTTATTAGATCCAAGAGTAAGTTTAACTAAAGATTAG
- the alaS gene encoding alanine--tRNA ligase, which translates to MKKLSTNQIRKIWLDFFISKDHYFLETVSLIPVDDPSLLWINSGVATLKPYFDGRKTPPSPRLTNSQKAIRTNDIENVGVTARHHTMFEMLGNFSIGDYFKKEAIELAWELLTDKKYFDIDKNKLYITVFNEDTEAYNIWKDIIKIDEDHIFRLSRKTNFWDVGQGPCGPNTEIFYDRGEIWDPNKIGPRLISDDIENDRYIEVWNIVFSQFNNDGNDNYTELPRKNIDTGAGLERFASIFQNTPTNFETDIFYPTIKKVEQLTNDQFKYSIDNYFNPNKKQTRINTAFKVIADHIRATVFAISDGVFPGNKDRGYIIRRLIRRSCVFGNELGIKQAFLYKLVDSVIESMKEFYPYLIDKKTLVEQTIKDEEEKFLKTLSKGYDLLENIIKTKNTVSDKDALLLFESYGFPIEQTIEISELSNVTVDVEGFKKLLEQTKQATRNARKDLKAWDKQNELFTKLKVESEFTGWSETSRDNAKVIYMFTDQKQVESITDQEVFVILDKTPFYAEKGGQAADSGIIFNDQMKGFVIDVQQGPMHQNIHRIKVQGTLKVNDLINCRVDEEKRIYTMKNHSGTHMIHYALREVLGTSVMQSGSYNDENGLRMDFTYHRLPTNQELLKAQNLVLEKIKNKVDRQTYFCSLEESVNKHQALAFFTEKYDQIVRVIKFGDFSSELCGGTHVNNTSEIEDFIITGIESKGSGLYRIKCLTSFKTVNEYLNEQFKIYKDQAEIIIDKYNKNKDLLKNDQLENIYLQIKNITINKDNLLVIKDLLDKLKEINKDYDKKVNDLITANKLLKYKDLTPSLNKDNVNEIKLETTDLNIKDLKQLADDLRNKYDDLIVILLSSTNENNFVVVAVSQSLQNKYKAIDIFNNLEGYETKGGGNANLAQGKFVKK; encoded by the coding sequence ATGAAGAAATTATCAACTAATCAAATAAGAAAGATCTGATTAGATTTTTTTATTTCTAAAGATCATTACTTTTTAGAAACAGTATCTTTAATTCCTGTTGATGATCCATCATTATTATGAATTAATTCAGGAGTGGCTACTTTAAAACCATATTTTGATGGACGAAAAACACCACCATCACCAAGACTAACTAATTCTCAAAAAGCAATAAGAACTAATGATATTGAAAATGTTGGAGTTACAGCACGTCATCACACTATGTTTGAAATGCTTGGTAATTTTTCAATTGGTGATTATTTTAAAAAAGAAGCAATAGAATTAGCTTGAGAACTTTTAACAGATAAAAAGTATTTTGATATTGATAAAAATAAATTATATATTACTGTTTTTAATGAAGATACTGAAGCTTATAATATTTGAAAAGATATTATTAAAATTGATGAAGATCATATTTTTAGATTATCTAGAAAAACTAATTTTTGAGATGTAGGACAAGGACCTTGTGGACCAAATACTGAAATTTTTTATGATAGAGGTGAAATTTGAGATCCAAATAAAATTGGACCTAGATTAATTAGTGATGATATTGAAAATGATCGTTATATTGAAGTTTGAAATATTGTTTTTTCTCAATTTAATAATGATGGAAATGATAACTATACTGAATTACCTAGAAAAAATATAGATACTGGTGCAGGACTAGAAAGATTTGCTTCAATTTTTCAAAACACTCCTACTAACTTTGAAACTGATATTTTTTATCCAACTATTAAAAAAGTTGAACAACTAACTAATGATCAATTCAAATACTCAATTGATAATTATTTTAATCCTAATAAAAAACAAACTAGAATTAATACTGCTTTTAAGGTAATAGCAGATCATATAAGAGCTACAGTTTTTGCAATTTCTGATGGTGTATTTCCTGGTAATAAAGATAGAGGATATATTATTAGAAGATTAATTAGAAGATCTTGTGTTTTTGGAAATGAATTAGGAATTAAACAAGCATTTTTATATAAATTAGTTGATAGTGTAATTGAATCAATGAAAGAATTTTATCCTTATTTAATTGATAAAAAAACTTTAGTAGAACAAACTATTAAAGATGAAGAAGAAAAGTTTTTAAAAACTTTATCAAAAGGATATGATCTTTTAGAAAATATCATTAAAACAAAAAATACAGTTAGTGATAAAGATGCTTTATTATTATTTGAATCATATGGTTTTCCAATTGAACAAACTATTGAAATTTCAGAATTATCTAATGTAACAGTTGATGTTGAAGGATTTAAAAAATTACTAGAACAAACAAAACAAGCTACAAGAAATGCTAGAAAAGATTTAAAAGCTTGAGATAAACAAAATGAATTATTTACAAAACTAAAAGTAGAATCTGAATTTACTGGATGATCTGAAACAAGTAGAGATAATGCTAAAGTTATTTATATGTTTACAGATCAAAAACAAGTAGAATCAATAACTGATCAAGAAGTATTTGTAATTTTAGATAAAACTCCTTTTTATGCTGAAAAAGGAGGGCAAGCTGCTGATAGTGGAATTATTTTTAATGATCAAATGAAAGGTTTTGTTATTGATGTTCAACAAGGACCAATGCATCAAAACATTCATAGAATAAAAGTTCAAGGTACTTTAAAAGTAAATGATTTGATAAATTGTAGAGTTGATGAAGAAAAAAGAATCTATACAATGAAAAATCACTCAGGAACTCATATGATTCATTATGCTTTAAGAGAAGTTTTAGGAACTAGTGTAATGCAATCTGGTTCATATAATGATGAAAATGGTTTAAGAATGGACTTTACTTATCATAGATTACCAACTAATCAAGAACTTTTAAAAGCTCAAAACTTAGTATTAGAAAAAATAAAAAATAAAGTTGATAGACAAACTTATTTTTGTAGTTTAGAAGAATCAGTTAATAAACATCAAGCTTTAGCCTTTTTTACTGAAAAATATGATCAAATAGTTAGAGTTATTAAATTTGGTGATTTTTCTTCAGAACTTTGTGGTGGAACTCATGTTAATAATACTAGTGAAATAGAAGATTTTATTATAACTGGGATCGAATCAAAAGGTAGTGGATTATATAGAATTAAATGTTTAACTTCATTTAAAACAGTTAATGAATATTTAAATGAACAATTTAAAATATATAAAGATCAAGCTGAAATTATTATTGATAAATATAATAAAAATAAAGATCTATTAAAAAATGATCAATTAGAAAATATTTATTTACAAATAAAAAATATTACTATTAATAAAGACAATTTATTAGTAATAAAAGATTTATTAGATAAATTAAAAGAAATCAATAAGGATTATGATAAAAAAGTTAATGATTTAATTACAGCTAATAAACTATTAAAATATAAAGATCTAACTCCTAGCTTAAATAAAGATAATGTCAATGAAATTAAATTAGAAACTACTGATTTAAATATTAAAGATTTAAAACAACTAGCAGATGATTTAAGAAATAAATATGATGATTTAATTGTTATTTTATTAAGTAGTACAAATGAAAATAACTTTGTAGTTGTTGCAGTTAGTCAAAGTTTACAAAATAAATATAAAGCAATTGATATTTTTAACAATTTAGAAGGTTATGAGACTAAAGGTGGAGGAAATGCTAATTTAGCTCAAGGTAAATTTGTTAAAAAATAA
- a CDS encoding BspA family leucine-rich repeat surface protein: MKKLLTFLSSFGLIATSSLLVISCKNNISASKKEDHKDNENIQSDQSDNKKVEKEKEKPKPKRQATEEEKKKLETIFKEQENAFGTFHTYKDVVDQLLVYANEKGLKDITLVDGLNPNEHLKEDKDGKGQNVVKLKLYGSDVTFKPKKVLKDEVETIYSKDKKILKQIGYKKISSTEIKISRITENIQEVPLHLPLKITSLREAFSESKVSKVKNLDKWNTKNIKSMYSVFENAMKFNQDISAWDTSNVTDMSGMFKDAAQFNQSLNEWKVHNVVEMEDMFAGATSFNQDLDKWKTNSLKNIKQMFWYATQFNGDISSWDVSKVTTLYNTFASAEKFNQDISKWDVSNVTIMQGTFANANSFDKNLSSWKVDKVTTTRDFNKNITNKLNNQKTPRFSKEITYSS, translated from the coding sequence ATGAAGAAATTATTAACATTTTTATCATCATTTGGTTTAATCGCTACATCAAGTTTATTAGTTATTAGTTGTAAAAACAATATAAGTGCATCTAAAAAAGAAGATCATAAAGATAATGAGAATATTCAATCAGATCAATCAGACAATAAAAAAGTTGAAAAAGAAAAAGAAAAACCTAAACCTAAAAGACAAGCAACAGAAGAAGAAAAGAAAAAATTAGAAACTATATTTAAAGAACAAGAAAATGCTTTTGGTACATTTCATACTTATAAAGATGTTGTAGATCAACTACTAGTTTATGCAAATGAAAAAGGTTTAAAAGATATTACTCTTGTTGATGGTCTTAATCCAAATGAACATCTAAAAGAAGACAAAGACGGTAAAGGACAAAATGTTGTTAAATTAAAACTTTATGGATCTGATGTTACTTTTAAACCTAAAAAAGTTTTAAAAGATGAAGTAGAAACAATCTATTCAAAAGATAAGAAAATATTAAAGCAAATAGGTTATAAGAAAATATCCAGCACAGAAATAAAAATAAGTAGGATTACTGAAAATATTCAAGAAGTACCTCTTCATTTACCATTAAAAATAACATCATTACGTGAAGCGTTTTCTGAATCTAAAGTATCAAAAGTAAAAAATTTAGATAAATGAAATACCAAAAATATCAAAAGTATGTATTCTGTCTTTGAAAATGCAATGAAATTTAATCAAGATATATCTGCTTGAGACACTTCAAACGTAACAGATATGAGTGGTATGTTTAAAGACGCGGCTCAATTCAACCAATCTTTAAACGAATGAAAGGTTCATAATGTTGTTGAAATGGAAGATATGTTCGCTGGTGCTACAAGTTTTAATCAAGATTTAGACAAATGAAAAACTAATAGTTTAAAAAATATTAAACAAATGTTTTGGTATGCTACCCAGTTTAATGGTGATATTTCATCATGAGATGTTTCAAAGGTTACTACTTTATATAATACATTTGCTTCAGCTGAAAAGTTCAATCAAGATATTTCAAAATGAGATGTATCAAATGTAACAATAATGCAAGGTACATTTGCAAATGCTAACTCTTTTGATAAAAATTTAAGTAGCTGAAAAGTTGATAAAGTCACCACTACTAGAGACTTTAATAAAAATATTACAAACAAATTAAATAACCAAAAAACTCCTCGTTTTAGCAAAGAAATTACTTATTCTAGTTAA